In the genome of Telluria mixta, the window CGCTGGCCGCGCTGTCCGCTCACTGCCTCGCGCTGGCCTGCGGGGACGGCCCGGCGCCGGGCGGCGCGTGGCGGCGCGGCCTGCGGCTCGCCGCGCCCGCACTGCTGTTCATGCTGCTGCTCGGCGTCGCACTGGTGCAGGTCGACGATTACTCTCCGCTCGTGCTGCTCGCGCTGTGGGCCGGCACGATGATGCTGGCGCAGGCGCTGGCCACGCGCCGCCGCGGCACCGCACTGGTGTTGGCAGGCGTGGCGCTGGCGGCCGTGGCGACGGTAGCCCTGCTGCGCGGCGCGGGCGCGGACGGCATCGCGCGCTGGGATTTCTATGCCGACCGCTTCCTCGTGTGGCTCAACCCCGGCACGCATCCACACACGGGACAGCAGTTGCTGCTGGGCGCCCGCGCCATCGCGCAGGGCGGCTGGCGCGGCGCGGACGGCGCGTTCGGCCTCGCGGCGCTGGGCCTCGATCCGGGCTTCGCGCTGCGCATCCCGGCCGTGCAGGACGACTTCGCCGCGTCGTTCTTCCTGCAGCGTCACGGGCTGCTTGCTGCCGTCGGCCTGTGGCTGCTGCAGGCGCTGTTCCTCGCCGCGCTGCTGCGCCTCGCCGTACGCTGCTGGCTGGCCGGCGCGAACGCGCGCGACTTCCGCGTGGCGTGGCTCGCGCGCCTGCGCTGCTTCTTCCTGGCCGGCGGCGCCGCGTTCGCGTTCGGCCACTTCCTGCTGTCGTGGGGCACCAACCTCGCGATCTTCCCGGTGATGGGCCAGCCGATGAGCTTTCTGTCGGCGGGCGGCTCGCACCTGCTGTTTTTCATCTGCCCCCTGCTAGGTGCCGCTGCCGCCAGCAGCCAATCTTTAGAGGAGAACGAATCATGCCGGTCTACGTCCAACATGAAGCTCTAGGCAAGATCAACGACGTCTTCGACGCCCATGCCATCTGGCAGGCGCCCGGGCTGGCGCTGTTCGCGCGCCGCCCGCTGCTGCGCGACCTGCTGGAACGCTCGCCGCGCGAACAGCGCGGACGCGCCGCCACCCGCTGCTTTTCCCACATCACGCTGATGCTGCCGCAGGAAGAGGTCGACGACGACCGCCACCTCACGCGGGGCGCACGCGTGCGCGACCTCGCGCAAAGCCTGGCCGCTCTGCACCAAAAGGATTTCGGCGACCTGCTGCAGGGCGACGACGTCCGTTACCACGTCGTCGGCGCCGACCGCCTGGAACCGGGCGAAGTCGAAGTGAAATTCGGCCACGCCGTCTACCTGCCCGCGCCGAACGAAGCCGTGCAGTACACGGTCAGCGTGTCGCGCGACAGCGCCGTGTGGAAAACCGTCTGCCCCATCTACCCGAACCAGCGCCTGACCCTGATCGGCCACGATGCCCACGAGGCCACCTACGCCGCGCCGGGCTGGCCGTTCGGCGCGGAAGGCGCCGTCCTTCTGATCAACGACGGGCCGGAGTCGCCGCTGGAAGTGCAGGTGCGCCCGAAGGACGCTTTCGATTGCAGCTACGACGCGGCCGCCGGCTACTGGACGATCAGGTCGCGCCGCGGCGCCGTCGATGGCACCGGTGCCGCGCTGCGCCTGCTGCTGCGCGTGACGCCGGCCGGGACGACACGCGCGCCAGCCCCGGCGAAGCCCGCATCCGCGCGCCCGGCGGTCTGGAAGCCGCGCGCCGTGCCCGATCCCGAGCTCACGGCCGTCCCGGTGGCCCGCACCCCGGCACCACTCACGGTCGACGCGACGTACGCCCCCGTTGCGCGCCAGCGCGTGACGCTCGCCGCGCTGGCGCTGCCGCGGCTGTCGCGCTACCGCGAGACGGGTGCGCAGGCGCTGGAAATCGGCTTGAACCGCGCGTTCGTCCCCGCGGCGCAAGGTTCGGAGACTGTCATCGGGTTCGCCGTCGACGACCAGGACCAGCTGCAGGCGATCACCCAGGCCGGCCGCGAACGGATCGCCGTGCCGGCCACATTCAGTCCCGTCGACGGCACGCGCGTGGAGCTGGCCGCGTGCGCGCCCGCGCTGGCCGACCGTTACTGCGCCCTGCTGATGCTGCCGCAGCCGCCGGCCCTGCCGGTGGCGCCGGGCGCCCGCTTCACGTTCGGCCGGGGCGCACCGATGCTCGCGGCGCTGCGCGTGCTCGATTCGCCGGCCTTTATCAGGAATGCGGCCGGCACGCCGCCGTCGAGCGCCGACCGCCTCGGGCTGTCGCGTGATGCGTTCAGCTTCGAAGCGGGACCGGACGGCTGGCTGATCGCGCGCCTGTCGCCCACGCAGGCCTTGTACCACCTGGACGACAAGCTGGCATTCGTCGCCGCCATCGATGCGGCCACGCCGGAGCAGCCTTATCGCCTTCCAGCCGGCCACCACCTCGTCGCGGGTCATTACGTGCTGCGCTTCGATGCGTGAGATGGCGACCATGGTGCCGTGGTTCGTGTGGGCCGGTGCGCTGGCGGCGACGCTCGTGCTGGCCGCGTGGTACACGCCGCGCGCGTGGTGGCGCCGGCCCAATCTGCGTGCGCTCGCGGTGGTGGCCGGCGGCACGCTCGGATTCGGCCTGCTGTTCACGTCCCTGCTGCCGTCCGCGCCCGTGCCGGCGACGCTGGCTGCGATCGGTCCCGCGGCCGGCGCGCACTACCGCGTCGTGGACGACCTGAACCTGCGCGAAGACCGCGGCGTGCGCGCCGCCCGGATGCGCGTGCTGCGCGCGGGGACGGTCGTCAGCACGACGGGGGCGACGGATGGCGACTGGTGGCGCGTGCGCGTCGAGGGCAGCGGCGTCGAAGGCTGGGCGAGCAGCCTGTGGCTACGCCGCACCGACGAGCGGCGTTGACAGGCGCATGGGGTTGTAGCGCACCTTGTCGACCTGCATGGGCGCCGTGCGCTCGAAGCCGAGCGACTCGTAGAACGGCACGGCAAAATTCGACGAGTTCACGGTGAAGAATCCGGGATGCGCCGGCACGAGCGCCGCCGCGCGCCCCGCCTCCCACAGCGCCCGCGCGATGCCGCGCCGCTGGTATGCGGCATCGACGAACAGGTGGAAGACGTGCGTGCCGTCGCGCACGCCGATGAATCCGGCCAGCACGCCATCGACGATGGCCACGTGGTAGACGTAGCCGGCGTCCAGGTTGCGTTGCAGGCCGGCCGCGTCGTGCTGGGCGAGGAAGTTCGCGGCGTCCTCCGGCGCGGATTCATGGAGAAAGAAGGATTCGGCGGCGCGGCGCAGCACAGCGGCGGCGGCCGGGATGTCGGTCGGTTCCAATAAGCGTATCTGCATGAGCGACAAGATAACACGGTCGCCTGCTTGTCGAAGCGTCACGTTGGTAAAAACCCGCACTGGCGGGGTCATCCCGACTGCCGCGTTGACCCGGCCGGGTGGTGCCCGTAGACTGGCCTGATGACGATATCCAGCTTCACCCCGGCGAAGGCGGCGGCACCGGCCCGGCGCAAGGTCCCGCTGACGCAACCGCTGCGCCATGCGCGCTACCGGCACTTGTGGTGCGCCAACCTGGTCTCGAACCTCGGCACGTGGATCCAGACGTTCGCGTCGGCCTGGCTGATCGCGTCCAGCTCGCACTCGGCGTCCACGACCACGCTCGTGCAGACCTGCACGTACATCCCGATCTTCCTGTTCGCGCTGTTCGCGGGCGTCGTCGCGGACGCCGTGCACCGTCCCAAGTTCCTGTTCTTCTGCAACCTGTTCATGGCCGGCTGCGCGTGCACGCTGGCGGCGCTCGTCGCGTCCGGGCACGCGCCGCACGTCGTCGTGCTGATGGTGCTGTTCTGCCTCGGCTGCGGTTCCGCGTTCATGTGGCCCGCGTGGCAGGCCGCGATGTCGGGGCTCGTCGAGCCGGACGAAGTGGAAGCCGCGGCGACCCTCAACAACCTGTCGTACAACACGGCGGCGATCATCGGGCCGGCGCTGGGCGGCGTCCTGTTCAAGTGGATCGGTCCCGGCCCGCTGTTCCTCCTCAACGCGATCTCGTTCGTGGGCCTGCTCGCGATCTACCGCGCCTGGTGGCGCGCCGACCGCTCGCACGTGAAGCCCTGCGCGGGCTATGGCGCGCGCCTGCGCGAAGGCGTCCATACGGCGTTCGGGTGCCCGCGCTACCGCCGCATCCTGCGCAACGTGGCCACCGTGTTCTTTGCCACCATCGCCTTCGCAGGCCTGTTGCCCGTGTTCGTGCGCGACGTGCTGCGCATGGATGCCAGCGTGTTCGGCACCCTGATGGGCAGCCTGGGCGCCGGCGCCGTGGTGGCGGCGTTCTGCCTGCCGGCGCTGCGCGCGCGCGTCGACAAGACCAACATCCTGGCCGGCGCGCTGGCCGTGTATGGTTGCATGCTGGCCATCATGCCCTTCCTGCATACGCTGGCGCTGCTCATCCCGCTGATCGTGTGCGGCGGCATGGCCTGGTCCGCCGTCGTCTCGACCCTGAACGCGGCCGCCCAGCTGTCGTTCCCCGCGGACGTGCGGGCGCGCACCCTGGCGATCTATCTCGTCGTGATGGCGGGCGGCTACACGCTCGGCAGCCTGTTCTGGGGCCGCGTCGCGGACGCCTGGGGCGTGCGGTTCGCGATGGCGGCGGCCGGCGCGTGCGTGCTCGTCAACGCGGCCGTGTTGCTGACGGGTAGGCGGAAAAACCCCATCTAATCGAAGCTTGGCGAAATGGCATTTGCGGTTAGAGTAGCGGGATGCCGATTTCTCCCTTCATTGCCGGGCTGCGCTTCGGCGCCCTGGACGTCGCCGCATGCTCGCGCCTGGGCGCCGGCCCGCGCCTGCGCGCGGAAAACCAGGATAACCTGCTCCTGATCGACGTGGACGGCAACGCCGCCTGGCTGCAGGACCAGGCCGTGCAGCGCCGGCTGCTGCCCGGCTGGCGCCCCGGTCACGCGCGCCTCGCCGTGCTGGACGGAATGGGCGGCCATGGCCACGGCCGCGAAGCCGCGGAAGCCGTCGTCGCCGGCCTGCTCGCGCTGCCGCCCTGCACGACCGGCGCCGAACTGGCGCGCCGCCTCGACGCGCTGCATGCGGACCTGCAGCGCCATTTCGCCGACACGCCCGGCCCCCGCCCCGGCACGACGCTCACCCTGCTGGAAGTGCGCGCGGACGACACCCCGCTGCTGTACCACGTGGGCGATTCGCGGCTGTACGAGATCACGCCGGCGCGCGCGGCGCCGCTGACGGTCGACCATGTCCCCGCCACCGCCTACGCGATGGCCGGCCTGCTGGGCGACGCCGACTGGTGGCGGCAGGTGCATGGCGAACACCGGCCTCAGATCGCCCAGGCTTTCCTGCTCGGGAATGCGTTCGCCGATCCTGCGCGGCTGAACGACCCGCTGTTCGAACTATCGCCGCTGAACCTGCCGTCCTGGCTGTCCCACCTGGCCGACCGCCGTCCGCTCGAGCTGCGCGCAGGCAGCACCTACCTGCTGGCGACGGACGGCCTCTGGTCGTGCTCGGACCCGCACGGCTGGGTCGCGCAATGGCCGCAGCTGCTGGCCGGGACGACGGACGCCGCCACGATGCTGCACGCCTTGCTGGCCGCGTACGACGCGCATCCGGCCGCGTTCTTTTATCCGGACAACGTCAGCGCGATCCTCGTGCGCGTCCCCGGCGCGGCGCGCGACGAGACGGCGTTGCCGGGTGTTTGACTGTGGTAAATAATGCATGTTGGAAAAAAGTCTTGCTCAACTATGAAATCCGCGCGCCGCGCTACGCTACAATCGCGTAAGCTGAAACCCATGCTCCGAACCATTTAAACCGCCCATGAAGCGTTGCAGCAGTCCCGATCACCCGCATTGCACCGTCTGGGTCGCCCCCGGCGAGGCACAGTGCGCGCACGGCCACCGCCAGGCGCCCGGGGCGGTCGATGTGCTCGGCTCCAGCTTCGAGATGCTGAAACGGGTCCGTGCGGAAAGTCCAGTACGCGGCCCGGCGCCAATTCATGCACAACCGCCCCGCCCCCACCTGCACGTGAGCGGCTTCGATCCGCGCGCGGCCGGCGGCCGCCAGGCGATCAAGCTGGAATTGCGGGGCATGCCGGACGACGCGCCGGCGCAACTGACGCTGCTGCTCGAATCGAAGCTGCTGCCTATGGGCGCCGGCCAGCTGCAGTTCGTGCGCACCCTGCGCGGCGACTGGCGGCCCGTGTTCGTGGAATTCTCGTCGCGCGGGCGGGAACACGGCCAGTACCGCGTCGACCTGGAAATCCACGCCCGTCACCCGGCACGCACGTGGGTCGCGACGCTCGTGCTGCTCGTGCCGCGCCCGGACGCGTCGCTGGGCGAGATCCACCAGACCTACCTGTCCACGCATAAAAACGTCCGCATCAGCGCCGACGATGCCGCCATCGCCCGGGTGCAGGGCCTGGCCGGCGGCGGCGCGATGGACATCGACATCCAGGCCCGCAACGCGTCCATCGCCCAGCTGAACCTGGATGCCGGCGCCGGCGGCAAGGTGGCCGTCGGCCTGCCGACCATCGCGTGGGACGAGGACCTGATCGAAATCGACCTGCCGGCCGAGCGCGCCGCGCATCCGTGCCCGGCGAGCACCGCCTGCCTCGTGTACGCGGAACCGGACGCCGGCGCCCAGCGCCACGTGCGCCTGTTCGCGCTGGACGAATGCGTGCTGGGCCGCCATGAATCCGCCGGCGCCGAGGCCGACCTGCTGCTGCAACATGTTGGCGAACATGGGCCCGAACCGGACGGCCTTACGCGCCGGCTGTCCGCGCGCCACGCCGTCATCCGGCCTGCGCGCGGCGGCTTCGAGATCGAAGACGTGTCGCGCTACGGCCTGCTGCTGGACGGCGTCTGGCCCGGCAAGCACGTACCCGTCCCCCTGCGCCTCGGGATGCGCATCGAATTGACGGCCAGCATACGCGGCGTCGTGACGTTCGTCGTGACGGCGCTGCACGCGCATGCGCTGACCCTGCACCGCGTCGATGCGGGCGGCGCGGCGGAATGCTTCGTGCTGCTGGCACCTGGCGTCGTGCCCGAACCGGCAGCAGCCAGCACGGGTGCGCTGCCGCGCGCGGCCGGCATGCCGATCCTGTTCCACCGCGACGGCGGTTTCTGGCACCTCGACCCGTCCAGCGGCCAGGAAACCCCGATCGGCCCGGCCACGGTGCTGGACCGCCTTGCCCGCTTCACGGGCCGCGTACGGTTCGCGGCAAGCCCGCGTCCGGAAGACCATGCCGAACGCACGGGCGACCGGCGGCGGGCGCACGCCCGCCTGTTGGACGCTTGAGTTAACCCGGCCGCAGGATCAGGAAGATCAGCGCGGCGCCGGTCAACAGCACGGCTTCCAGCGACAGCACGATGAACGGGATCTGGATATCCTTGGGAATTCGCATGATCGCCTCCTCGTTTGCAGAGTGCGATTGATTATGCGCTCAAGGTGAAGACACTGCGGATTTCCGCTGCGTATCGTGTTGCCTACATCAGGTCGCGTACGATACGAAATCCCACGATATCGTTCGACAACGCGGCCGAGAAGCCGTTGCGCAGCGCCGAGCGCAGGTAGCGCGGGTTGTACAGCCAGGAGCCGCCGCGCAGGATGCGGCGGGCCTGGTCGCCGCCCTCTTCCCACGCGCTGCCGTCCAGCGGCGCGCCGTCGTAGTTGTCGTGCACGACGTCCTGCACCCATTCCCACACGTTGCCGTGCATGTCGAACAGGCCCCAGGGATTGGCGGGGAATGCGCCAACCGGCGTCGTGCCGCGCCGGTACTCGCCGCGCGGGCCGCCGTTGTACGTGAAATTGCCGTCGTAATTGGCCAGGTCCGTCGTGATCGTGTCGCCGAACGAGAACGCGGTCTTCGATCCGGCGCGGCACGCGTATTCCCATTCCGCCTCGCTCGGCAGCCGGTACGATTTACCCGTCGCTTCGGAGAGCCAGCGGACGTAGCGGATGGCGTCGAACCAGTTCACGCCGACGACGGGATGGCGGTCCGTCTGCGCGAACCCGGGCGCGTCCCAATCGGTTTCCCCGCTCGGCCGCCAGCCGGTGCTGGCCACGAACACGCGCCATTCGCCCACCGTCACCGGATAGCGGCCCATCGCGATCGGTTTCTCGATGCCGACCCAGTGCTGCGGCAGCTCGCGCGCCAGCCAGCCCGGTTGCGAGCCGGCCTCGATCGCGATCTTCCGTTCGTGCTCGGGGAACCCATCTGGAACCGGCCCGTCGGCAACAGCACGAGTTCCGGCCCTTTCGCATCGCCGCCGACGAAGCGGTCGCGCAGCACGCCTTCCGTGTCGGCGACAGGGCTGGCCGGCGTGGGCATCAGCTGCGTCAGCACGGCCTGCGCGCGTGCCGCTTCCTCGAGCCGGGCGCGCTTCTGTTCCGCGATGTATGCGGCGGCGGCCCTGGCCTGCGCCAGCTTGCGCTGCGCTTCCTCGCGCTCCAGTCTCGCCTTTTCCGCTTCCGCCGCGCGCCGTTCCAG includes:
- a CDS encoding SH3 domain-containing protein; this encodes MATMVPWFVWAGALAATLVLAAWYTPRAWWRRPNLRALAVVAGGTLGFGLLFTSLLPSAPVPATLAAIGPAAGAHYRVVDDLNLREDRGVRAARMRVLRAGTVVSTTGATDGDWWRVRVEGSGVEGWASSLWLRRTDERR
- a CDS encoding GNAT family N-acetyltransferase translates to MEPTDIPAAAAVLRRAAESFFLHESAPEDAANFLAQHDAAGLQRNLDAGYVYHVAIVDGVLAGFIGVRDGTHVFHLFVDAAYQRRGIARALWEAGRAAALVPAHPGFFTVNSSNFAVPFYESLGFERTAPMQVDKVRYNPMRLSTPLVGAA
- a CDS encoding MFS transporter, with translation MTISSFTPAKAAAPARRKVPLTQPLRHARYRHLWCANLVSNLGTWIQTFASAWLIASSSHSASTTTLVQTCTYIPIFLFALFAGVVADAVHRPKFLFFCNLFMAGCACTLAALVASGHAPHVVVLMVLFCLGCGSAFMWPAWQAAMSGLVEPDEVEAAATLNNLSYNTAAIIGPALGGVLFKWIGPGPLFLLNAISFVGLLAIYRAWWRADRSHVKPCAGYGARLREGVHTAFGCPRYRRILRNVATVFFATIAFAGLLPVFVRDVLRMDASVFGTLMGSLGAGAVVAAFCLPALRARVDKTNILAGALAVYGCMLAIMPFLHTLALLIPLIVCGGMAWSAVVSTLNAAAQLSFPADVRARTLAIYLVVMAGGYTLGSLFWGRVADAWGVRFAMAAAGACVLVNAAVLLTGRRKNPI
- a CDS encoding PP2C family protein-serine/threonine phosphatase yields the protein MPISPFIAGLRFGALDVAACSRLGAGPRLRAENQDNLLLIDVDGNAAWLQDQAVQRRLLPGWRPGHARLAVLDGMGGHGHGREAAEAVVAGLLALPPCTTGAELARRLDALHADLQRHFADTPGPRPGTTLTLLEVRADDTPLLYHVGDSRLYEITPARAAPLTVDHVPATAYAMAGLLGDADWWRQVHGEHRPQIAQAFLLGNAFADPARLNDPLFELSPLNLPSWLSHLADRRPLELRAGSTYLLATDGLWSCSDPHGWVAQWPQLLAGTTDAATMLHALLAAYDAHPAAFFYPDNVSAILVRVPGAARDETALPGV
- a CDS encoding FHA domain-containing protein yields the protein MKRCSSPDHPHCTVWVAPGEAQCAHGHRQAPGAVDVLGSSFEMLKRVRAESPVRGPAPIHAQPPRPHLHVSGFDPRAAGGRQAIKLELRGMPDDAPAQLTLLLESKLLPMGAGQLQFVRTLRGDWRPVFVEFSSRGREHGQYRVDLEIHARHPARTWVATLVLLVPRPDASLGEIHQTYLSTHKNVRISADDAAIARVQGLAGGGAMDIDIQARNASIAQLNLDAGAGGKVAVGLPTIAWDEDLIEIDLPAERAAHPCPASTACLVYAEPDAGAQRHVRLFALDECVLGRHESAGAEADLLLQHVGEHGPEPDGLTRRLSARHAVIRPARGGFEIEDVSRYGLLLDGVWPGKHVPVPLRLGMRIELTASIRGVVTFVVTALHAHALTLHRVDAGGAAECFVLLAPGVVPEPAAASTGALPRAAGMPILFHRDGGFWHLDPSSGQETPIGPATVLDRLARFTGRVRFAASPRPEDHAERTGDRRRAHARLLDA
- a CDS encoding formylglycine-generating enzyme family protein, coding for MAIEAGSQPGWLARELPQHWVGIEKPIAMGRYPVTVGEWRVFVASTGWRPSGETDWDAPGFAQTDRHPVVGVNWFDAIRYVRWLSEATGKSYRLPSEAEWEYACRAGSKTAFSFGDTITTDLANYDGNFTYNGGPRGEYRRGTTPVGAFPANPWGLFDMHGNVWEWVQDVVHDNYDGAPLDGSAWEEGGDQARRILRGGSWLYNPRYLRSALRNGFSAALSNDIVGFRIVRDLM